Proteins from one Carassius gibelio isolate Cgi1373 ecotype wild population from Czech Republic chromosome A25, carGib1.2-hapl.c, whole genome shotgun sequence genomic window:
- the LOC127946827 gene encoding long-chain fatty acid transport protein 2-like isoform X2: MYVWISLLAGLALLPALLKTFFPYFLQDCVYMYRSLRCGIRLLVYKRKTPFYSIVDCFLDAAKKHPRKVFIHFEGKTHSYEEVDKESNRVANALRSEAGLREGDTVALFLGNEPRFVWTWLGLAKLGCPAALLNFNIRSKSLLHCFSCCGAKVLIAAAELRDAVEEILPALKEKGITVYLLSDDCTTDGIQCIGQAIAKASEDPLSPSLRSNIHIRTTALYIYTSGTTGLPKAAYVTHERVWASSFIQGVCGVTSEDIFYINLPLYHSAGFLIGLVGSIERGNTVVLRRKFSASQFWDDCRKYNITVMQYIGETLRYLCNTPKKDNDRDHNVRVAIGNGVRADVWKEFLNRFGRIHVRELYAATEGNVGFINYTDKVGVVGRINLLSNVIFPFAIIKFDIEKEEPVRNAKGLCIPVGKDEVGLLVGKITKHTPFIGYAGNKQQTVKKRLSDVFVKGDLYFNSGDLLRIDRDNFIYFHDRVGDTFRWKGENVATTEVADILMMVDCIEEANVYGVKVEGHEGRIGMAAVKLKEGREFDCNNTCSVLANYLPVYARPRFIRIQNSLEVTGTFKMKKVKLVEEGFDPNVIPDPLYFLDLTQKKYIPLSQEIHKSIMSQDIKL; encoded by the exons ATGTATGTGTGGATCTCTCTCCTCGCGGGCTTGGCTCTTCTCCCCGCGCTGTTGAAAACTTTCTTCCCATACTTTCTCCAGGACTGCGTGTATATGTACAGGTCGCTTAGATGCGGGATCCGATTACTTGTATACAAAAGGAAAACTCCATTCTATAGTATTGTGGACTGCTTTTTGGACGCGGCGAAGAAACACCCGCGTAAAGTGTTCATTCATTTCGAGGGGAAGACTCACTCTTATGAGGAGGTGGATAAGGAGAGTAACAGAGTAGCGAACGCGCTGCGCTCGGAGGCTGGGCTCAGAGAAGGGGACACGGTCGCGCTGTTCCTGGGGAACGAGCCCCGCTTCGTGTGGACCTGGCTCGGCCTGGCGAAGCTCGGCTGTCCCGCTGCACTCCTCAACTTCAACATCAGATCCAAATCACTGCTGCACTGCTTCTCCTGCTGCGGCGCGAAGGTGCTCATAGCAGCTGCTG AGCTTCGTGATGCTGTTGAGGAGATCTTGCCGGCACTGAAAGAGAAGGGGATAACGGTGTACCTCCTGTCAGACGACTGCACTACAGACGGCATTCAGTGTATCGGTCAAGCCATCGCCAAAGCTTCAGAAGACCCGCTGTCCCCGTCTCTCAGGTCCAACATCCATATCAGGACTACTGCTCTGTATATCTACACTTCTGGCACTACAG GTCTTCCTAAAGCAGCATATGTGACCCATGAGAGGGTGTGGGCTTCGTCGTTCATCCAGGGTGTGTGTGGAGTGACGTCTGAAGACATATTCTACATCAATCTGCCTCTGTATCACAGCGCCGGGTTCCTCATCGGACTTGTTGGATCCATTGAAAGAG GAAACACTGTGGTTCTGCGGAGAAAGTTTTCCGCCTCTCAGTTCTGGGACGACTGTAGGAAGTACAACATAACTGTGATGCAGTACATTGGTGAAACACTGCGCTACCTCTGCAATACGCCAAAG AAAGACAATGACCGAGATCACAATGTGAGGGTTGCCATTGGAAATGGCGTACGAGCTGATGTCTGGAAAGAGTTCCTAAACCGTTTCGGACGCATTCATGTCCGAGAGCTCTATGCCGCCACTGAAGGAAATGTCGGCTTCATCAATTACACCGATAAAGTTGGAGTGGTCGGTCGTATCAATCTTCTCAGCAAC GTGATTTTCCCCTTTGCCATCATTAAGTTCGACATTGAGAAAGAAGAGCCGGTGAGGAACGCCAAGGGTCTGTGTATCCCAGTCGGAAAAG ACGAGGTGGGCCTCCTGGTTGGGAAAATCACAAAACACACCCCGTTTATCGGTTACGCTGGGAACAAGCAGCAGACGGTGAAGAAGAGACTCAGTGACGTTTTTGTGAAAGGGGACCTGTATTTCAACAGTGGAGATCTGCTGAGGATCGACCGCGACAACTTTATCTACTTTCATGATCGAGTTGGAGACACGTTCAG GTGGAAAGGTGAGAATGTGGCTACAACTGAGGTGGCTGATATTCTCATGATGGTGGACTGCATTGAGGAGGCCAATGTGTATGGAGTCAAAGTTGAAG GTCATGAAGGAAGGATTGGAATGGCAGCTGTCAAACTGAAAGAGGGCCGAGAGTTTGACTGCAACAACACATGCAGTGTTTTGGCAAACTATCTTCCAGTGTACGCCAGACCTCGATTCATCCGAATTCAG AATTCCTTGGAAGTCACAGGAACTTTCAAGATGAAGAAAGTGAAGCTGGTGGAGGAGGGCTTTGACCCAAACGTAATACCAGATCCTCTCTACTTTCTGGACCTGACGCAAAAGAAGTACATTCCACTCTCTCAGGAAATCCACAAGTCGATCATGTCGCAGGACATTAAACTGTAG
- the LOC127946828 gene encoding long-chain fatty acid transport protein 2-like — MFWFIVSTILLLFTFRFRYPYLIKEVTYARRIAMAIYRMTKHLKSRPPYTLLDRFLDSVQKHPHKAFIRFRDETHSYAQSDKRSNKIARSLLKHADLHEGDTVALLLGNEPMFLWMWLALAKIGCSVALLNHNIRSKCLLHCFTCCGATVLIAAAELQDAVEEVLPALREQGISVYILTDHVTTEGMESLSDKIAQASDEPIPADLRANITLSSPAAYIYTSGTTGLPKAAVMAQLRLWAIASLFSICGVKSDDVVYICLPLYHSAGFGIGFGGAIERGATVVLKSKFSSSQFWDDCRKYNVTVIQYIGETMRYLCNTPKRVSDQVHNVRMAIGNGIRPEVWRTFMNRFGNVDIQEFYGSTEGTLGFLNYAGKMGAIGRVNIFHKKLYPYALVKFDQEHEELVRNADGFCIEVAKGETGLLVSKITQKAQFAGYARDPKQTEKKKLYNVFEKGDVYFNSGDLFRTDHENFIYFQDRVGDTFRWKGENVSTNEVSDILTMAASIEEANTYGVTVPGYEGRAGMATITLKKDHQFEPEVIFSHVTTYLPSYARPRFIRIQDCLAVTCTFKQLKGKLVEEGFDPAVITDPLFVLDETVKSYRPLTRDTYQSILDGRFRL, encoded by the exons ATGTTTTGGTTTATTGTAAGTaccattttacttttatttacattCAGATTCCGTTATCCTTACCTTATCAAAGAGGTCACATACGCGCGTCGGATAGCAATGGCTATATATCGTATGACTAAACATCTCAAATCCAGACCTCCCTATACCTTACTGGATCGATTCTTGGATTCGGTTCAGAAGCACCCGCACAAAGCGTTCATTCGGTTCCGGGATGAGACCCACTCGTATGCGCAGTCGGATAAACGGAGTAATAAGATCGCGAGGAGTTTGTTGAAGCACGCGGATCTTCACGAAGGAGACACGGTTGCGCTTCTGCTGGGAAATGAGCCCATGTTTTTGTGGATGTGGTTGGCTTTGGCCAAGATCGGGTGTTCTGTTGCTCTTCTCAATCATAACATCCGATCCAAATGTCTTCTGCACTGCTTCACCTGCTGTGGGGCCACTGTGCTGATAGCTGCTGCAG AACTGCAGGATGCTGTTGAGGAGGTGCTGCCCGCTCTGAGAGAGCAGGGCATCTCTGTCTATATACTGACTGACCATGTGACCACTGAGGGAATGGAGAGTCTTTCAGACAAGATCGCTCAGGCCTCAGATGAGCCGATTCCTGCAGACCTGAGGGCCAACATCACCCTGAGCAGCCCAGCGGCATACATCTACACATCTGGCACGACAG GTCTTCCTAAGGCAGCAGTGATGGCTCAGCTGAGGTTGTGGGCCATAGCCTCCCTTTTTTCCATTTGTGGTGTGAAGTCTGATGATGTGGTGTACATCTGCCTTCCCTTGTATCACAGTGCTGGCTTCGGCATTGGATTCGGTGGGGCTATTGAAAGAG GAGCCACCGTTGTCTTGAAGAGCAAGTTTTCTTCCTCTCAGTTCTGGGATGACTGCAGGAAATATAATGTGACTGTGATACAGTATATTGGAGAAACGATGCGCTACCTCTGCAATACCCCAAAG CGTGTTAGCGACCAAGTACACAACGTCAGAATGGCCATAGGGAACGGGATCAGACCAGAGGTGTGGAGGACGTTCATGAACAGATTTGGAAACGTTGACATCCAAGAGTTTTACGGCTCAACCGAAGGAACCCTGGGCTTTTTGAACTACGCTGGGAAAATGGGGGCCATCGGTAGAGTGAATATTTTTCATAAG AAACTCTATCCATATGCATTGGTGAAGTTTGACCAAGAACACGAGGAGCTTGTGAGAAACGCAGATGGATTTTGCATAGAAGTAGCTAAAG GTGAGACAGGCCTACTAGTATCAAAGATTACCCAAAAGGCCCAATTTGCTGGATATGCCAGGGATCCCAAACAGACAGAGAAGAAGAAACTCTACAATGTGTTTGAGAAGGGAGATGTTTACTTCAACTCTGGAGATCTGTTCAGGACCGACCACGAAAACTTCATCTACTTCCAGGATCGGGTGGGCGACACTTTTAG GTGGAAAGGGGAAAATGTTTCCACTAATGAAGTGTCTGACATCCTGACTATGGCAGCGAGTATTGAGGAAGCAAACACATACGGCGTTACAGTTCCAG ggTATGAGGGGAGGGCAGGAATGGCTACCATCACACTAAAGAAAGACCATCAGTTTGAGCCTGAAGTCATTTTTAGTCATGTGACCACTTACCTCCCCTCTTATGCCAGACCACGTTTCATAAGGATTCAG GATTGTTTGGCTGTGACTTGCACCTTCAAACAGCTGAAAGGGAAGCTGGTAGAGGAGGGCTTCGACCCTGCTGTAATCACGGACCCTCTGTTTGTTTTAGATGAGACTGTGAAAAGCTACAGACCTCTGACACGTGACACATATCAGTCGATACTGGACGGACGCTTCAGATTGTGA
- the LOC127946827 gene encoding long-chain fatty acid transport protein 2-like isoform X1 has translation MYVWISLLAGLALLPALLKTFFPYFLQDCVYMYRSLRCGIRLLVYKRKTPFYSIVDCFLDAAKKHPRKVFIHFEGKTHSYEEVDKESNRVANALRSEAGLREGDTVALFLGNEPRFVWTWLGLAKLGCPAALLNFNIRSKSLLHCFSCCGAKVLIAAAELRDAVEEILPALKEKGITVYLLSDDCTTDGIQCIGQAIAKASEDPLSPSLRSNIHIRTTALYIYTSGTTGLPKAAYVTHERVWASSFIQGVCGVTSEDIFYINLPLYHSAGFLIGLVGSIERGNTVVLRRKFSASQFWDDCRKYNITVMQYIGETLRYLCNTPKKDNDRDHNVRVAIGNGVRADVWKEFLNRFGRIHVRELYAATEGNVGFINYTDKVGVVGRINLLSNVIFPFAIIKFDIEKEEPVRNAKGLCIPVGKDEVGLLVGKITKHTPFIGYAGNKQQTVKKRLSDVFVKGDLYFNSGDLLRIDRDNFIYFHDRVGDTFRWKGENVATTEVADILMMVDCIEEANVYGVKVEGTLVSSGHEGRIGMAAVKLKEGREFDCNNTCSVLANYLPVYARPRFIRIQNSLEVTGTFKMKKVKLVEEGFDPNVIPDPLYFLDLTQKKYIPLSQEIHKSIMSQDIKL, from the exons ATGTATGTGTGGATCTCTCTCCTCGCGGGCTTGGCTCTTCTCCCCGCGCTGTTGAAAACTTTCTTCCCATACTTTCTCCAGGACTGCGTGTATATGTACAGGTCGCTTAGATGCGGGATCCGATTACTTGTATACAAAAGGAAAACTCCATTCTATAGTATTGTGGACTGCTTTTTGGACGCGGCGAAGAAACACCCGCGTAAAGTGTTCATTCATTTCGAGGGGAAGACTCACTCTTATGAGGAGGTGGATAAGGAGAGTAACAGAGTAGCGAACGCGCTGCGCTCGGAGGCTGGGCTCAGAGAAGGGGACACGGTCGCGCTGTTCCTGGGGAACGAGCCCCGCTTCGTGTGGACCTGGCTCGGCCTGGCGAAGCTCGGCTGTCCCGCTGCACTCCTCAACTTCAACATCAGATCCAAATCACTGCTGCACTGCTTCTCCTGCTGCGGCGCGAAGGTGCTCATAGCAGCTGCTG AGCTTCGTGATGCTGTTGAGGAGATCTTGCCGGCACTGAAAGAGAAGGGGATAACGGTGTACCTCCTGTCAGACGACTGCACTACAGACGGCATTCAGTGTATCGGTCAAGCCATCGCCAAAGCTTCAGAAGACCCGCTGTCCCCGTCTCTCAGGTCCAACATCCATATCAGGACTACTGCTCTGTATATCTACACTTCTGGCACTACAG GTCTTCCTAAAGCAGCATATGTGACCCATGAGAGGGTGTGGGCTTCGTCGTTCATCCAGGGTGTGTGTGGAGTGACGTCTGAAGACATATTCTACATCAATCTGCCTCTGTATCACAGCGCCGGGTTCCTCATCGGACTTGTTGGATCCATTGAAAGAG GAAACACTGTGGTTCTGCGGAGAAAGTTTTCCGCCTCTCAGTTCTGGGACGACTGTAGGAAGTACAACATAACTGTGATGCAGTACATTGGTGAAACACTGCGCTACCTCTGCAATACGCCAAAG AAAGACAATGACCGAGATCACAATGTGAGGGTTGCCATTGGAAATGGCGTACGAGCTGATGTCTGGAAAGAGTTCCTAAACCGTTTCGGACGCATTCATGTCCGAGAGCTCTATGCCGCCACTGAAGGAAATGTCGGCTTCATCAATTACACCGATAAAGTTGGAGTGGTCGGTCGTATCAATCTTCTCAGCAAC GTGATTTTCCCCTTTGCCATCATTAAGTTCGACATTGAGAAAGAAGAGCCGGTGAGGAACGCCAAGGGTCTGTGTATCCCAGTCGGAAAAG ACGAGGTGGGCCTCCTGGTTGGGAAAATCACAAAACACACCCCGTTTATCGGTTACGCTGGGAACAAGCAGCAGACGGTGAAGAAGAGACTCAGTGACGTTTTTGTGAAAGGGGACCTGTATTTCAACAGTGGAGATCTGCTGAGGATCGACCGCGACAACTTTATCTACTTTCATGATCGAGTTGGAGACACGTTCAG GTGGAAAGGTGAGAATGTGGCTACAACTGAGGTGGCTGATATTCTCATGATGGTGGACTGCATTGAGGAGGCCAATGTGTATGGAGTCAAAGTTGAAG gCACTCTTGTATCTTCAGGTCATGAAGGAAGGATTGGAATGGCAGCTGTCAAACTGAAAGAGGGCCGAGAGTTTGACTGCAACAACACATGCAGTGTTTTGGCAAACTATCTTCCAGTGTACGCCAGACCTCGATTCATCCGAATTCAG AATTCCTTGGAAGTCACAGGAACTTTCAAGATGAAGAAAGTGAAGCTGGTGGAGGAGGGCTTTGACCCAAACGTAATACCAGATCCTCTCTACTTTCTGGACCTGACGCAAAAGAAGTACATTCCACTCTCTCAGGAAATCCACAAGTCGATCATGTCGCAGGACATTAAACTGTAG